The proteins below are encoded in one region of Ostrea edulis chromosome 3, xbOstEdul1.1, whole genome shotgun sequence:
- the LOC125674152 gene encoding mucin-2-like isoform X2 gives MYKVATMEVSSISEFKHNIKPCRHIKIYRSTLDYYHHVFIGRVDDFGCDIFHYKPQWEEYFYGNSPGQITRDRFNFGDTNQEVANILDFENGVVIIVARSDYPKTPDGIQRTLERAESRLGETKYSISSNNCECYVNWIFSGDNTSLEFQDCGLGKRMFAGAVDTSLSDGIVRPMKHGTSSVVSEGIKTGPFSFPPKSRPKAINFTNRRLYSSSNIRSEQYLQYKQVHVLKEQGNKLETMLLMLRNADFTDSGAKHEIFRSAKSSTTNSVSKQAVSKLGKSGIKPALKCTKKSLAAPFLPKSASKSISDELAKSSAPSVAKAASKSISNEVTKSAAPSVAKAASNSISNEVTKSAAPSVAKIASKSISNEVTKSAAPSVAKAASKSISNEVTKSAAPSIAKAASKSISNEVTKSAAPSVAKAASKSISNEVTKSAAPSVAKAASKSISNEVTKSAAPSIAKIASKSISKEVTKSAAPSVAKAASKSISGEVTKSAAPSVAKAASKSISGEVTKSAAPSIAKAASKSISKEVTKSAAPSIAKAASKSISNEVTKSAAPSVVKAASKSISGEVTKSAVPSVAKAASKSISNEVTKSAVPSVAKAASKSISKEVTKFAAPSVGKAASKSISGEVTKSAVPSVAKAASKSISKEVTKSAAPSVAKAASKSISGEVTKSAAPSVAKAASKSISGEVTKSAAPSIAKTASKSISNEVTKSTAPSVAKAASKSISNEVTKSAAPSVVKAASKSISGEVTKSAVPSVAKAASKSISNEVTKSAAPSIAKAASKSISNELSKSAAPSIAKAASKSISNEVTKSTAPSVVKSASKSLSGGVAKSSAPSVVKSASKSLSDGVAKSAAPSVAKSVSKSISNEAANSAVAKPAQKEIVKRMHRSIRSCKRPSLGKSTGKAAENATENAGKLSSGITKGAVATAVVFEGVFLTKKLYDIVTDEDMDDEEKQRSATKEISSSVVGVPAGLCGSVVGQALIPVPFLGAAVGGIIGGMIGNAVGGAIGEGVFSIFK, from the exons ATGTACAAGGTGGCG ACAATGGAAGTGAGTTCAATTTCGGAATTTAAGCACAACATCAAACCTTGTAGACATATCAAAATCTACAGAAGTACATTGGACTATTATCATCACGTGTTTATTGGTCGTGTAGATGACTTTGGATGTGACATCTTTCACTACAAACCTCAGTGGGAAGAATATTTCTACGGAAACTCTCCAGGACAAATTACACGTGACAGGTTCAATTTCGGTGACACAAACCAGGAGGTTGCAAATATTTTGGATTTCGAAAATGGTGTTGTAATTATTGTTGCACGCAGTGACTATCCAAAGACACCAGATGGAATACAACGTACACTCGAAAGAGCAGAATCAAGGTTGGGTGAAACGAAATATTCGATAAGTTCTAACAATTGTGAGTGCTATGTTAACTGGATTTTCTCAGGAGACAATACTTCTCTAGAATTTCAGGATTGTGGTCTTGGTAAACGCATGTTTGCAGGAGCTGTCGATACGTCATTGAGTGATGGAATTGTAAGGCCGATGAAACACGGAACGTCCTCTGTAGTATCAGAGGGTATCAAGACAGGTCCCTTTTCTTTTCCACCAAAAAGTCGACCAAAGGCAATCAATTTTACAAATCGCAGGCTGTATTCATCGTCAAATATACGTTCAGAACAATATTTGCAATacaaacaagtacatgtattaaaagaGCAAGGAAACAAATTAGAAACTATGCTTCTAATGCTTCGAAATGCAGATTTTACAGATTCTGGTGCAAAACATGAGATCTTCAGATCGGCGAAGTCGTCAACGACAAACTCTGTTTCAAAACAAGCAGTGAGCAAATTAGGGAAATCAGGAATCAAACCAGCATTGAAATGTACCAAAAAGTCCCTTGCTGCTCCGTTCCTTCCTAAATCAGCATCTAAATCTATTTCAGACGAATTAGCCAAGTCATCTGCTCCATCTGTTGCGAAAGCAGCATCAAAATCAATCTCAAATGAGGTAACCAAATCCGCTGCTCCGTCTGTTGCAAAGGCAGCATCAAATTCAATCTCAAATGAGGTAACCAAATCCGCTGCTCCGTCTGTTGCGAAGATAGCATCAAAATCAATCTCAAATGAGGTAACTAAATCCGCTGCTCCATCTGTTGCGAAGGCTGCATCAAAATCAATCTCAAATGAGGTAACTAAATCTGCTGCTCCATCTATTGCGAAGGCagcatcaaaatcaatttcaaatgaGGTAACCAAATCCGCTGCTCCATCTGTTGCGAAGGCagcatcaaaatcaatttcaaatgaGGTAACCAAATCCGCTGCTCCATCTGTTGCGAAGGCAGCATCAAAATCAATCTCAAATGAGGTAACCAAATCCGCTGCTCCATCTATTGCGAAGATagcatcaaaatcaatttcaaaagaagttACCAAATCAGCTGCTCCATCTGTTGCAAAGGCAGCATCTAAATCAATTTCAGGTGAAGTCACCAAATCCGCCGCTCCATCTGTTGCGAAGGCagcatcaaaatcaatttcaGGTGAAGTCACCAAATCCGCTGCTCCATCTATTGCGAAGGCagcatcaaaatcaatttcaaaagaagttACCAAATCCGCTGCTCCATCCATTGCGAAGGCagcatcaaaatcaatttcaaatgaagTCACCAAATCCGCTGCTCCATCTGTTGTGAAGGCagcatcaaaatcaatttcaGGTGAAGTTACCAAATCCGCTGTTCCATCTGTTGCGAAGGCagcatcaaaatcaatttcaaatgaagTAACCAAATCCGCTGTTCCATCTGTTGCGAAGGCagcatcaaaatcaatttcaaaagaagtaACCAAATTCGCCGCTCCATCTGTTGGGAAGGCagcatcaaaatcaatttcaGGTGAAGTTACCAAATCAGCTGTTCCATCTGTTGCGAAGGCagcatcaaaatcaatttcaaaagaagttACCAAATCAGCTGCTCCATCTGTTGCAAAGGCAGCATCTAAATCAATTTCAGGTGAAGTAACCAAATCCGCCGCTCCATCTGTTGCGAAGGCagcatcaaaatcaatttcaGGTGAAGTCACCAAATCCGCTGCTCCATCTATTGCGAAGACagcatcaaaatcaatttcaaatgaagTTACCAAATCCACTGCTCCTTCCGTTGCGAAGGCagcatcaaaatcaatttcaaatgaagTCACCAAATCCGCTGCTCCATCTGTTGTGAAGGCagcatcaaaatcaatttcaGGTGAAGTTACCAAATCCGCTGTTCCATCTGTTGCGAAGGCAGCATCAAAATCAATCTCAAATGAAGTAACCAAATCCGCTGCTCCATCTATTGCGAAGGCAGCATCAAAATCAATCTCAAATGAATTAAGCAAATCCGCTGCTCCGTCCATTGCGAAGGCAGCATCAAAATCAATCTCAAATGAGGTAACCAAATCCACTGCTCCGTCCGTTGTTAAGTCAGCATCAAAATCACTTTCAGGTGGAGTAGCCAAATCCTCTGCTCCGTCCGTTGTTAAGTCAGCATCAAAATCACTTTCAGATGGAGTAGCCAAATCCGCTGCTCCGTCTGTTGCTAAATCagtttcaaaatcaatttcaaacGAAGCAGCCAATTCAGCTGTTGCTAAACCAGCCCAAAAGGAAATAGTCAAAAGAATGCATAGGTCTATTAGATCGTGTAAACGACCTAGTCTAGGTAAATCTACAGGCAAAGCAGCTGAAAATGCGACTGAAAACGCTGGAAAACTTTCATCTGGTATAACAAAGGGTGCTGTTGCCACTGCAGTTGTATTCGAAGGTGTCTTTCTCACGAAGAAACTTTACGATATCGTGACTGATGAGGATATGGATGACGAGGAGAAACAGAGAAGTGCTACAAAGGAAATATCTTCCTCTGTAGTGGGCGTTCCCGCTGGATTATGTGGAAGTGTCGTTGGACAAGCTCTAATTCCGGTTCCTTTCCTGGGGGCTGCAGTTGGGGGTATTATCGGAGGTATGATTGGTAATGCTGTTGGAGGTGCGATTGGGGAAGGAGTTTTTAGCATTTTCAAATAA
- the LOC125674152 gene encoding mucin-2-like isoform X1, translating to MYKVAVSRTMEVSSISEFKHNIKPCRHIKIYRSTLDYYHHVFIGRVDDFGCDIFHYKPQWEEYFYGNSPGQITRDRFNFGDTNQEVANILDFENGVVIIVARSDYPKTPDGIQRTLERAESRLGETKYSISSNNCECYVNWIFSGDNTSLEFQDCGLGKRMFAGAVDTSLSDGIVRPMKHGTSSVVSEGIKTGPFSFPPKSRPKAINFTNRRLYSSSNIRSEQYLQYKQVHVLKEQGNKLETMLLMLRNADFTDSGAKHEIFRSAKSSTTNSVSKQAVSKLGKSGIKPALKCTKKSLAAPFLPKSASKSISDELAKSSAPSVAKAASKSISNEVTKSAAPSVAKAASNSISNEVTKSAAPSVAKIASKSISNEVTKSAAPSVAKAASKSISNEVTKSAAPSIAKAASKSISNEVTKSAAPSVAKAASKSISNEVTKSAAPSVAKAASKSISNEVTKSAAPSIAKIASKSISKEVTKSAAPSVAKAASKSISGEVTKSAAPSVAKAASKSISGEVTKSAAPSIAKAASKSISKEVTKSAAPSIAKAASKSISNEVTKSAAPSVVKAASKSISGEVTKSAVPSVAKAASKSISNEVTKSAVPSVAKAASKSISKEVTKFAAPSVGKAASKSISGEVTKSAVPSVAKAASKSISKEVTKSAAPSVAKAASKSISGEVTKSAAPSVAKAASKSISGEVTKSAAPSIAKTASKSISNEVTKSTAPSVAKAASKSISNEVTKSAAPSVVKAASKSISGEVTKSAVPSVAKAASKSISNEVTKSAAPSIAKAASKSISNELSKSAAPSIAKAASKSISNEVTKSTAPSVVKSASKSLSGGVAKSSAPSVVKSASKSLSDGVAKSAAPSVAKSVSKSISNEAANSAVAKPAQKEIVKRMHRSIRSCKRPSLGKSTGKAAENATENAGKLSSGITKGAVATAVVFEGVFLTKKLYDIVTDEDMDDEEKQRSATKEISSSVVGVPAGLCGSVVGQALIPVPFLGAAVGGIIGGMIGNAVGGAIGEGVFSIFK from the exons ATGTACAAGGTGGCGGTAAGTAGG ACAATGGAAGTGAGTTCAATTTCGGAATTTAAGCACAACATCAAACCTTGTAGACATATCAAAATCTACAGAAGTACATTGGACTATTATCATCACGTGTTTATTGGTCGTGTAGATGACTTTGGATGTGACATCTTTCACTACAAACCTCAGTGGGAAGAATATTTCTACGGAAACTCTCCAGGACAAATTACACGTGACAGGTTCAATTTCGGTGACACAAACCAGGAGGTTGCAAATATTTTGGATTTCGAAAATGGTGTTGTAATTATTGTTGCACGCAGTGACTATCCAAAGACACCAGATGGAATACAACGTACACTCGAAAGAGCAGAATCAAGGTTGGGTGAAACGAAATATTCGATAAGTTCTAACAATTGTGAGTGCTATGTTAACTGGATTTTCTCAGGAGACAATACTTCTCTAGAATTTCAGGATTGTGGTCTTGGTAAACGCATGTTTGCAGGAGCTGTCGATACGTCATTGAGTGATGGAATTGTAAGGCCGATGAAACACGGAACGTCCTCTGTAGTATCAGAGGGTATCAAGACAGGTCCCTTTTCTTTTCCACCAAAAAGTCGACCAAAGGCAATCAATTTTACAAATCGCAGGCTGTATTCATCGTCAAATATACGTTCAGAACAATATTTGCAATacaaacaagtacatgtattaaaagaGCAAGGAAACAAATTAGAAACTATGCTTCTAATGCTTCGAAATGCAGATTTTACAGATTCTGGTGCAAAACATGAGATCTTCAGATCGGCGAAGTCGTCAACGACAAACTCTGTTTCAAAACAAGCAGTGAGCAAATTAGGGAAATCAGGAATCAAACCAGCATTGAAATGTACCAAAAAGTCCCTTGCTGCTCCGTTCCTTCCTAAATCAGCATCTAAATCTATTTCAGACGAATTAGCCAAGTCATCTGCTCCATCTGTTGCGAAAGCAGCATCAAAATCAATCTCAAATGAGGTAACCAAATCCGCTGCTCCGTCTGTTGCAAAGGCAGCATCAAATTCAATCTCAAATGAGGTAACCAAATCCGCTGCTCCGTCTGTTGCGAAGATAGCATCAAAATCAATCTCAAATGAGGTAACTAAATCCGCTGCTCCATCTGTTGCGAAGGCTGCATCAAAATCAATCTCAAATGAGGTAACTAAATCTGCTGCTCCATCTATTGCGAAGGCagcatcaaaatcaatttcaaatgaGGTAACCAAATCCGCTGCTCCATCTGTTGCGAAGGCagcatcaaaatcaatttcaaatgaGGTAACCAAATCCGCTGCTCCATCTGTTGCGAAGGCAGCATCAAAATCAATCTCAAATGAGGTAACCAAATCCGCTGCTCCATCTATTGCGAAGATagcatcaaaatcaatttcaaaagaagttACCAAATCAGCTGCTCCATCTGTTGCAAAGGCAGCATCTAAATCAATTTCAGGTGAAGTCACCAAATCCGCCGCTCCATCTGTTGCGAAGGCagcatcaaaatcaatttcaGGTGAAGTCACCAAATCCGCTGCTCCATCTATTGCGAAGGCagcatcaaaatcaatttcaaaagaagttACCAAATCCGCTGCTCCATCCATTGCGAAGGCagcatcaaaatcaatttcaaatgaagTCACCAAATCCGCTGCTCCATCTGTTGTGAAGGCagcatcaaaatcaatttcaGGTGAAGTTACCAAATCCGCTGTTCCATCTGTTGCGAAGGCagcatcaaaatcaatttcaaatgaagTAACCAAATCCGCTGTTCCATCTGTTGCGAAGGCagcatcaaaatcaatttcaaaagaagtaACCAAATTCGCCGCTCCATCTGTTGGGAAGGCagcatcaaaatcaatttcaGGTGAAGTTACCAAATCAGCTGTTCCATCTGTTGCGAAGGCagcatcaaaatcaatttcaaaagaagttACCAAATCAGCTGCTCCATCTGTTGCAAAGGCAGCATCTAAATCAATTTCAGGTGAAGTAACCAAATCCGCCGCTCCATCTGTTGCGAAGGCagcatcaaaatcaatttcaGGTGAAGTCACCAAATCCGCTGCTCCATCTATTGCGAAGACagcatcaaaatcaatttcaaatgaagTTACCAAATCCACTGCTCCTTCCGTTGCGAAGGCagcatcaaaatcaatttcaaatgaagTCACCAAATCCGCTGCTCCATCTGTTGTGAAGGCagcatcaaaatcaatttcaGGTGAAGTTACCAAATCCGCTGTTCCATCTGTTGCGAAGGCAGCATCAAAATCAATCTCAAATGAAGTAACCAAATCCGCTGCTCCATCTATTGCGAAGGCAGCATCAAAATCAATCTCAAATGAATTAAGCAAATCCGCTGCTCCGTCCATTGCGAAGGCAGCATCAAAATCAATCTCAAATGAGGTAACCAAATCCACTGCTCCGTCCGTTGTTAAGTCAGCATCAAAATCACTTTCAGGTGGAGTAGCCAAATCCTCTGCTCCGTCCGTTGTTAAGTCAGCATCAAAATCACTTTCAGATGGAGTAGCCAAATCCGCTGCTCCGTCTGTTGCTAAATCagtttcaaaatcaatttcaaacGAAGCAGCCAATTCAGCTGTTGCTAAACCAGCCCAAAAGGAAATAGTCAAAAGAATGCATAGGTCTATTAGATCGTGTAAACGACCTAGTCTAGGTAAATCTACAGGCAAAGCAGCTGAAAATGCGACTGAAAACGCTGGAAAACTTTCATCTGGTATAACAAAGGGTGCTGTTGCCACTGCAGTTGTATTCGAAGGTGTCTTTCTCACGAAGAAACTTTACGATATCGTGACTGATGAGGATATGGATGACGAGGAGAAACAGAGAAGTGCTACAAAGGAAATATCTTCCTCTGTAGTGGGCGTTCCCGCTGGATTATGTGGAAGTGTCGTTGGACAAGCTCTAATTCCGGTTCCTTTCCTGGGGGCTGCAGTTGGGGGTATTATCGGAGGTATGATTGGTAATGCTGTTGGAGGTGCGATTGGGGAAGGAGTTTTTAGCATTTTCAAATAA
- the LOC125674152 gene encoding mucin-2-like isoform X3 → MEVSSISEFKHNIKPCRHIKIYRSTLDYYHHVFIGRVDDFGCDIFHYKPQWEEYFYGNSPGQITRDRFNFGDTNQEVANILDFENGVVIIVARSDYPKTPDGIQRTLERAESRLGETKYSISSNNCECYVNWIFSGDNTSLEFQDCGLGKRMFAGAVDTSLSDGIVRPMKHGTSSVVSEGIKTGPFSFPPKSRPKAINFTNRRLYSSSNIRSEQYLQYKQVHVLKEQGNKLETMLLMLRNADFTDSGAKHEIFRSAKSSTTNSVSKQAVSKLGKSGIKPALKCTKKSLAAPFLPKSASKSISDELAKSSAPSVAKAASKSISNEVTKSAAPSVAKAASNSISNEVTKSAAPSVAKIASKSISNEVTKSAAPSVAKAASKSISNEVTKSAAPSIAKAASKSISNEVTKSAAPSVAKAASKSISNEVTKSAAPSVAKAASKSISNEVTKSAAPSIAKIASKSISKEVTKSAAPSVAKAASKSISGEVTKSAAPSVAKAASKSISGEVTKSAAPSIAKAASKSISKEVTKSAAPSIAKAASKSISNEVTKSAAPSVVKAASKSISGEVTKSAVPSVAKAASKSISNEVTKSAVPSVAKAASKSISKEVTKFAAPSVGKAASKSISGEVTKSAVPSVAKAASKSISKEVTKSAAPSVAKAASKSISGEVTKSAAPSVAKAASKSISGEVTKSAAPSIAKTASKSISNEVTKSTAPSVAKAASKSISNEVTKSAAPSVVKAASKSISGEVTKSAVPSVAKAASKSISNEVTKSAAPSIAKAASKSISNELSKSAAPSIAKAASKSISNEVTKSTAPSVVKSASKSLSGGVAKSSAPSVVKSASKSLSDGVAKSAAPSVAKSVSKSISNEAANSAVAKPAQKEIVKRMHRSIRSCKRPSLGKSTGKAAENATENAGKLSSGITKGAVATAVVFEGVFLTKKLYDIVTDEDMDDEEKQRSATKEISSSVVGVPAGLCGSVVGQALIPVPFLGAAVGGIIGGMIGNAVGGAIGEGVFSIFK, encoded by the coding sequence ATGGAAGTGAGTTCAATTTCGGAATTTAAGCACAACATCAAACCTTGTAGACATATCAAAATCTACAGAAGTACATTGGACTATTATCATCACGTGTTTATTGGTCGTGTAGATGACTTTGGATGTGACATCTTTCACTACAAACCTCAGTGGGAAGAATATTTCTACGGAAACTCTCCAGGACAAATTACACGTGACAGGTTCAATTTCGGTGACACAAACCAGGAGGTTGCAAATATTTTGGATTTCGAAAATGGTGTTGTAATTATTGTTGCACGCAGTGACTATCCAAAGACACCAGATGGAATACAACGTACACTCGAAAGAGCAGAATCAAGGTTGGGTGAAACGAAATATTCGATAAGTTCTAACAATTGTGAGTGCTATGTTAACTGGATTTTCTCAGGAGACAATACTTCTCTAGAATTTCAGGATTGTGGTCTTGGTAAACGCATGTTTGCAGGAGCTGTCGATACGTCATTGAGTGATGGAATTGTAAGGCCGATGAAACACGGAACGTCCTCTGTAGTATCAGAGGGTATCAAGACAGGTCCCTTTTCTTTTCCACCAAAAAGTCGACCAAAGGCAATCAATTTTACAAATCGCAGGCTGTATTCATCGTCAAATATACGTTCAGAACAATATTTGCAATacaaacaagtacatgtattaaaagaGCAAGGAAACAAATTAGAAACTATGCTTCTAATGCTTCGAAATGCAGATTTTACAGATTCTGGTGCAAAACATGAGATCTTCAGATCGGCGAAGTCGTCAACGACAAACTCTGTTTCAAAACAAGCAGTGAGCAAATTAGGGAAATCAGGAATCAAACCAGCATTGAAATGTACCAAAAAGTCCCTTGCTGCTCCGTTCCTTCCTAAATCAGCATCTAAATCTATTTCAGACGAATTAGCCAAGTCATCTGCTCCATCTGTTGCGAAAGCAGCATCAAAATCAATCTCAAATGAGGTAACCAAATCCGCTGCTCCGTCTGTTGCAAAGGCAGCATCAAATTCAATCTCAAATGAGGTAACCAAATCCGCTGCTCCGTCTGTTGCGAAGATAGCATCAAAATCAATCTCAAATGAGGTAACTAAATCCGCTGCTCCATCTGTTGCGAAGGCTGCATCAAAATCAATCTCAAATGAGGTAACTAAATCTGCTGCTCCATCTATTGCGAAGGCagcatcaaaatcaatttcaaatgaGGTAACCAAATCCGCTGCTCCATCTGTTGCGAAGGCagcatcaaaatcaatttcaaatgaGGTAACCAAATCCGCTGCTCCATCTGTTGCGAAGGCAGCATCAAAATCAATCTCAAATGAGGTAACCAAATCCGCTGCTCCATCTATTGCGAAGATagcatcaaaatcaatttcaaaagaagttACCAAATCAGCTGCTCCATCTGTTGCAAAGGCAGCATCTAAATCAATTTCAGGTGAAGTCACCAAATCCGCCGCTCCATCTGTTGCGAAGGCagcatcaaaatcaatttcaGGTGAAGTCACCAAATCCGCTGCTCCATCTATTGCGAAGGCagcatcaaaatcaatttcaaaagaagttACCAAATCCGCTGCTCCATCCATTGCGAAGGCagcatcaaaatcaatttcaaatgaagTCACCAAATCCGCTGCTCCATCTGTTGTGAAGGCagcatcaaaatcaatttcaGGTGAAGTTACCAAATCCGCTGTTCCATCTGTTGCGAAGGCagcatcaaaatcaatttcaaatgaagTAACCAAATCCGCTGTTCCATCTGTTGCGAAGGCagcatcaaaatcaatttcaaaagaagtaACCAAATTCGCCGCTCCATCTGTTGGGAAGGCagcatcaaaatcaatttcaGGTGAAGTTACCAAATCAGCTGTTCCATCTGTTGCGAAGGCagcatcaaaatcaatttcaaaagaagttACCAAATCAGCTGCTCCATCTGTTGCAAAGGCAGCATCTAAATCAATTTCAGGTGAAGTAACCAAATCCGCCGCTCCATCTGTTGCGAAGGCagcatcaaaatcaatttcaGGTGAAGTCACCAAATCCGCTGCTCCATCTATTGCGAAGACagcatcaaaatcaatttcaaatgaagTTACCAAATCCACTGCTCCTTCCGTTGCGAAGGCagcatcaaaatcaatttcaaatgaagTCACCAAATCCGCTGCTCCATCTGTTGTGAAGGCagcatcaaaatcaatttcaGGTGAAGTTACCAAATCCGCTGTTCCATCTGTTGCGAAGGCAGCATCAAAATCAATCTCAAATGAAGTAACCAAATCCGCTGCTCCATCTATTGCGAAGGCAGCATCAAAATCAATCTCAAATGAATTAAGCAAATCCGCTGCTCCGTCCATTGCGAAGGCAGCATCAAAATCAATCTCAAATGAGGTAACCAAATCCACTGCTCCGTCCGTTGTTAAGTCAGCATCAAAATCACTTTCAGGTGGAGTAGCCAAATCCTCTGCTCCGTCCGTTGTTAAGTCAGCATCAAAATCACTTTCAGATGGAGTAGCCAAATCCGCTGCTCCGTCTGTTGCTAAATCagtttcaaaatcaatttcaaacGAAGCAGCCAATTCAGCTGTTGCTAAACCAGCCCAAAAGGAAATAGTCAAAAGAATGCATAGGTCTATTAGATCGTGTAAACGACCTAGTCTAGGTAAATCTACAGGCAAAGCAGCTGAAAATGCGACTGAAAACGCTGGAAAACTTTCATCTGGTATAACAAAGGGTGCTGTTGCCACTGCAGTTGTATTCGAAGGTGTCTTTCTCACGAAGAAACTTTACGATATCGTGACTGATGAGGATATGGATGACGAGGAGAAACAGAGAAGTGCTACAAAGGAAATATCTTCCTCTGTAGTGGGCGTTCCCGCTGGATTATGTGGAAGTGTCGTTGGACAAGCTCTAATTCCGGTTCCTTTCCTGGGGGCTGCAGTTGGGGGTATTATCGGAGGTATGATTGGTAATGCTGTTGGAGGTGCGATTGGGGAAGGAGTTTTTAGCATTTTCAAATAA